From the genome of Roseibium sp. Sym1, one region includes:
- a CDS encoding DUF2749 domain-containing protein — translation MNKSYIFIVALLILSATAIATFIFVFQGKSETKQEKYENRSTAFDPTKYPMTGGQEMKPDFGNSKGGN, via the coding sequence ATGAACAAATCTTATATCTTCATAGTCGCTCTACTGATTTTGAGTGCTACAGCGATCGCGACCTTTATCTTTGTATTTCAAGGCAAATCTGAAACCAAGCAGGAGAAATACGAAAATAGGTCAACCGCCTTTGATCCCACCAAATACCCCATGACGGGTGGGCAAGAAATGAAACCTGATTTCGGCAATTCGAAAGGTGGGAACTGA